The DNA sequence TCTCTGCCTGCGTTTCAAGGGAAAAAGGATACGTATTTGAGAGATTTAAAGAATCTTAAAAATAGTATTACGGGGGACTATGGCAATTCCGATACAAACCCTTTATCCTCTTTTCATAAAAAGCCTTTCCATTTCTATTCCATAAAAGATACTGCCAGCCGATCCCATGTCTTTTCTTATTTCTTCTTGCCTCCCTGCAGCTTATTGGAAGAGATCTGTAATCTTCATGATAAAAAACAAAGCTATCCCGATTCATCGAAATGGAATATGTACCGTGTTGACCTGAATGAGAAAGATTCAGGGTGTTTGACGCTAAAAGAAGAAATTTTCGATGGAAATATTCCTCTGATAGAGGGAGAAGGAAAGGCCACAACACAGGTGAATTATTTTAAGGGAAATGACCCATCTCTGTGGAAGGAGAATATCTCAGCATATGAATATATCAGTTTCGGAGAAGTGTACAATGGGGTAGAGTTAAAATTAAAGGCTTGTGGAGCTAATGTTGAAAAGCTCTTTTATGTAAAGCCCTATGCAGACCTTGACAGTATAAAGATAAAACTCAGTGGGGCGAATGCCCTAAACGTAAATAAGGAAGGTCAGCTTGAGACAGAAACAGCATTCGGAACTGTTCTGTTCACAAAACCTGTGGCGTATCAGGAGATTCATGGAAAACGGGTGGAGATTGATGCTGAATACAGTATTCAGAAGTCAGAATTCAGAAGTCAGAATCCAGAAGAAAAAATCTCTCAAATTACAACTCCTCAACTTATCTACGGTTTCAAGGTGGCAAGCTATGATAGAACAAAAGAACTCGTTATAGATCCTCTTTTGGCAGCTACCTACCTGGGAGGAGGTTCTCAGGATATTGCTTATTCAATGGCTGTTGGTCCAGATGGAGATGTCTATGTAGGTGGTTGGACTCAATCATCAGATTTTCCAACAAGTACAGGTGTTTATGGGACTTCTCATCGTGGTAGTTCTGATGTTTTCATAGCAAAAATAAATGGTGATTTGACAAAAGTTATCGCATGCACGTATTTAGGAGGAAGCTCCGATGATTATCTTCATTCTCTAACAGTAGATTCCAGCGGAGATGTATGCGTGGCTGGTTTAACCGCATCATCAGATTTTCCAACAAGCGCTGATGCTTTTGATACTTCTTATAATGGCGGAAACTCCGACCTCTTTCTATCAAAATTATCTGAGGATTTAACCATACTCAATGCATCCACATATATGGGTGGATCTTCTGATGATAGAGGAGAATCCATAGTTACAGACCGGGAAGGGAATGTATTTGTAACGGGTGAGACGTATTCATCAAACTTTCCCATTATCAAGGGTTCTTATGATACTTCTTATGGTGGTTATTACGATATTTTTATATCGAAATTGAATAGAGATCTGACAAAGCTTCTCGCATCTACCTATTTAGGCGGAAAGGATTATGATTATAGTTCTTCCATGGCCATAGCCTCCGATGAAAATCTTTATATTACTGGTAATACGTGGTCATCAAGCTTTCCAACTACTGCAAATGCATATGATATCTTTCTGGATGGACCTTCTGACGCCTTTGTATCAAAATTTGACGGAAGTTTAAAAAACCTTCTCGCATCTACCTATCTGGGAGGAAACGATTACGATTATGGTCAGTCTATAATCGTAGATGCAGATGTAAATGTTGTTGTAATTGGTCAGACCTATTCATCAAACTTTCCTACAACATACGGCGTTTTTACTCCTGCACATGGTGGTTATTACGATGTCTTTATATCAGTGTTCCCCGGGGACCTGGCAAGTCTTTTAGGATCTACCTATTTAGGCGGGTCCGGTTATGATTATGGTGAGTCGGTAACCATAGATTCAAGCAGAAGTTTGCGGCATGGAGCTATCTATGTATCTGGTTATACTACTTCACCAGACTTTCCTGTAACTACCGGCGCTTATGATACTGCTCTCAGCGGCGCTACCGATGCTTTTGTATCAAAGGTAAGTAGTGATTTAAGAAATCTCCTTGCATCAACATACCTCGGAGGAACTCTGCGTGACTACGGGTATGGTCACTCTATGGTGATGGATCCTGCCGGGAATATCTATCTGTCCGGTTGGACTGAATCAATAAACTTTCCCGTAACGGGCAATGCTTATGATTCTTCTTATAACGGCGATTACGATATCTTTGTAGCAAAGCTTGATAATAATCTTTCCACCCCATTTATTGCGCCTGCTGCGGTAACGGGAGGCGCGACAAATGTGACGGCACACTCGGCAACATTACAGGGGGTAGTAAATGCTAACGGCTTGAATACCGTTGTATGGTTTGAGTATAGCACGGATAAAGCAGAGTATACCAGGAATTCGCCCAAGCAAACAATAAGTGGGTCAGGCGATACAACGATACGTATTGATATAGGAGATTTAGCAGGCGAGATACTCTATTACTATAGAATAGTAGCACAGAATGAGGCGGGGATTACCTATGGAAGGTCGTCTACTTTTCCCCTTGTACAGACTCTTACGAGCCTAATGAAAACATGGATACAGCCTATGGACCAATAATTCTTGGTGTCAGTTACCACGGAAGGATATGCAGTTCTTCAGATGTTGATTATTTTAAAATAATGATATCTAACCCCGGAAGGGTATCGCTTGAACTCGATATGCCAAGGAACAGGCAATATAATATGCGTCTTTATGATCCTTCACGGTTATTGATAGCCTCCACATCTTCACATACAAAGGGTGTGGATACTATAGATTATAACGCAACCACGATAGGGATATATTACCTGGAGGTCGCAAGTCGTTCAGGCGATTATGATGAAAATTTAACATACTCGCTGACAGGAACATGGCCAACCACGACTGCGGCTATACCGCCGGTGGCGACAACCGGGGCTGCAACAAATGTAACAACCAATTCCGCTATGTTGAATGGGATAGTAAATGCGAATCAGTCTCCAACTAAGGTATGGTTCGAATACGGCACAGCTAGCGGTTTATATAATACTACCTCCTCAACCCAGACCATCGATGGATCGATTGACACGGCAATACGTATCGAGGTAAGCGAATTATCGCCTGGAACAGCATACTATTACCGGATAGGGGCGAAAAACGATATTGGGATTGTTTATGGAAGTGAGGGGACATTTATCACACCCTGATGAGAAAGGAACTTTTCTGTATCCAAAAGTTTATTCAATATTTTTGACGAAAGGAGGCTTGTAAAAAAGCTTCTGGTGAACATACCAGGGCATAGGTATAGTATATACTGTATGTCACTCTATTGTAGATATACACCGTAATATTTGTATGGAAATTTTGCTATTCTTGATGTGAAAGGAGGAAAGAAATGAAGAGAAAGAACGTAATGAGTAAAAATACAATAGTAGGGTTAGCTTGTGCATTTCTTGTAGTAACTGCAGGTTGTGCCATAGACCGTACCATGGCGAAGAGGGCTCCGGCTGCTCAGTCACCCGGACTTTACAGGGTTATTAGACCTGGACCGCCGACGGAGAAAGTAATTATACCGAACCTGAAAGGCGAATATGAGATGTTGCCAACCGAATCGGTTGTTATTCAATTAAACTCAGCATATCTGTCAGATTTCCAGGTTGATATTGACGGGAATGTTATAGGATTAGTAGAAAATGTAGAAAGACAACGTGATCTGGAAGCTGCGGATATGGGATATTACACTTCCAAACTCATGCCGGATCTCAGTACCAATAATCTCGCCTATCGGGAGATTACTGTTTACCCATCTCCGAGCAAGCGGGATAGTGATACGTTTAATATAAACATAAGAAATATCTCTGCCAGCACGAAGTACACAGGATTGGAAAAGATTAGTTCTCCGCTAACTATTACTGTTGTAGGCGAAACAGACAGGGAGGAGAGGAGAAGTAGTGACATAGACAGAAGAACCGAAAGAATCCAGGAACAGGAAGAGGAATAGGTAAATGTAAGTCGGGTATTGAACAGAGAACAGAGGTTTGTTCTCAAGTTTAGAATTGGCAAAGGATAGAGTTGACCAATAGTATCTCCTCATAAAAATCTGTGATGATACTGGTGATAATTCTATTCCGGGAATACTCATATGAATCCAGTTCCCTGACGGAGAAACGATGAGTTTGGTAAGGTGTAAGAGGCGACTGGTTGTGGTTCGCTGGTCGCCAATAACACCGTATTAAATCTATAAGCATTTTTGTGATTTCCTGTCATGATGTATGTTCTCATGTGCTCACATCCATTGATAATAGTTCTCTTTATGTATCATCCATGAATATTAAGGTATTTCAGTATTGGTTAGAAATAAATTATGGGAATGGAGTAAGCACAGTCCTATTTGGATCTTACTCAAAAATACATACCTTGAATGGAATGAGGATAAGGCATCTCGCTTAGCCGCTGCATTGGCATATTACACAATATTCTCTCTTGCTCCTTTATTAATTATGGTGATTGCTATTGCCGGTTTTATATTCGGGCAGGAGGCGGCGCAGGGAGAGATTGTGAGTCAAATGAAAGGTTTGATCGGTGAAGCAGGCGCACATGCAGTAGAGAGGATGATCATGAGTGCGCGGAATACCTCTTCAGGTATTATTGCAACAATATTTGCTCTTGTTACTCTATTTCTGGGAGCAACATTTGTATTTGGCCAACTTCGGGATGCCCTCAATACCATATGGGAGATAACACCCAAGCCAATGAGTGGTGTGATTGGCTTTATGAAAGACCGTGTCATTTCTTTCGCCATGATACTGGCAATCGGTTTTTTACTTCTGATATCGCTGGTAATGAGTGCTGCATTATCGGCCTTCAGCGGCCTTCTGAACGAAATATTCCCGAAACTTTCCTTTATCATGCACAGTGTAAACCTCATTGTCTCTTTCGGGATTACTACCCTCCTCTTTGCGATGATTTATAAAATCCTGCCCGATGTAAAAATTGCCTGGAGTGATGTTTGGCTTGGGGCTGCAATCACTTCGATGTTATTTACCGTGGGTAAGTTTTTGATTGGTTTATACCTTGGAAAGAGCAGTGTCTCATCCGCCTACGGCGCAGCTAGTTCTTTAGTTATTATCCTTATCTGGGTTTATTATTCAGCCCAAATATTTTTGTTTGGCGCCGAGTTTACCCAGGTGTATGCAAATACGTATGGTTCAGGTGTGAAACCTTCAAAAGGTGCCACATCTCTTCCTGAAAGGTATTGCGCCGAAAAAGGAATAGCAGAAACTACAACTACAAAGATAAAGTAGTCGCCCAATAAGGAGGAAGATACTTCGGATACGGGTTAATAATAAAGTTGCTCTTACATTATATAATATGGCAAAAGAGGGCAAAGTCCTGGTATAATCTTGGCATAAGATCTATAATCAATAAAATGGGAAATAGTAACTTATAGATAACTTACAGAGAAATACTCCTGGTCAAGGTTCTCTCATCAGGTATTTCCATGAATCATACATGAGATTACCTTTGGCGGTGGAGGTGTAAAGCCTTACGGTTTCTCCTCATGAAAAACGGAGTCGATGTAGGGCAAGGCTTTAGCCTTGCCGAGAGCAACCTAAAAGGGTGGCCCCGCGCAATTGAAATTTCTCAACATTCAGCCAGGATATACTATAATTCTCATAAAGTTATCGGTAACCGTATCTTGATGCACAGGAATTTCAAACTAACTCTGTAGTGGCAAGGCGCGCCTCGCCACTACTGTTATAAAAGTCTCCGGAGGCCTATTTGAATGTGCACAGGGAGAGGGAAGGGAAAACACTGACAAACAGAGTTTGTCAGTGCCACCCGCATGGCAGTAATTTGTTGAGGATGCCATCTTGAAAATCGCACCATTGGTAAAACACCGCAATGAGATAAACACAGTATTGAAAGGTAAACTGGCAGAACAGTATGGTTGTGAAGAAGAAAATAAATGAAACTAAAGAATTTGTGAACAAGGGGAAAAAACAAACAGGGTGGCGTGGCATGGACAAACGAAGTTTGTCCATGCATAACTTAAATGTATAGGAATTTCAAAGCGATCTGTAGTGGCAAGGCACGCCTTACCACTACACGTCTTTACGATTTAAAAATCTCCGAAGGCATAATTTAATGTTTAGGAAATTCAAAGTTTTTCATTATGCTGTTGACACACCCCTAACCACAATTGTACAGACGCAAGATTTTGCGTCTCTCCAGGGGAATGAACCCACCCCTAGCCCCTCCCAAGAGGGGAAGGAACACACCCCCAACCCCCTCTCAAGAGGGGAGTATAAAAGTCCCCTCTCGGGAGGGGATTTAGGGGTGGGTAAAAAAGAAAAGTCGTTGGGTTTTGCCTTTTAAAACCCAACCTAATTAAAATACCGGATCCTTTC is a window from the Candidatus Jettenia sp. genome containing:
- a CDS encoding SBBP repeat-containing protein, which encodes MKRVSKVFTASVTLLLVIFLIRSFLHEQKCIAKPSKIEVIQKIKGMQIPFVANKGQVNERIKFYAHISDGTLFVTKAGEIVYSLPAFQGKKDTYLRDLKNLKNSITGDYGNSDTNPLSSFHKKPFHFYSIKDTASRSHVFSYFFLPPCSLLEEICNLHDKKQSYPDSSKWNMYRVDLNEKDSGCLTLKEEIFDGNIPLIEGEGKATTQVNYFKGNDPSLWKENISAYEYISFGEVYNGVELKLKACGANVEKLFYVKPYADLDSIKIKLSGANALNVNKEGQLETETAFGTVLFTKPVAYQEIHGKRVEIDAEYSIQKSEFRSQNPEEKISQITTPQLIYGFKVASYDRTKELVIDPLLAATYLGGGSQDIAYSMAVGPDGDVYVGGWTQSSDFPTSTGVYGTSHRGSSDVFIAKINGDLTKVIACTYLGGSSDDYLHSLTVDSSGDVCVAGLTASSDFPTSADAFDTSYNGGNSDLFLSKLSEDLTILNASTYMGGSSDDRGESIVTDREGNVFVTGETYSSNFPIIKGSYDTSYGGYYDIFISKLNRDLTKLLASTYLGGKDYDYSSSMAIASDENLYITGNTWSSSFPTTANAYDIFLDGPSDAFVSKFDGSLKNLLASTYLGGNDYDYGQSIIVDADVNVVVIGQTYSSNFPTTYGVFTPAHGGYYDVFISVFPGDLASLLGSTYLGGSGYDYGESVTIDSSRSLRHGAIYVSGYTTSPDFPVTTGAYDTALSGATDAFVSKVSSDLRNLLASTYLGGTLRDYGYGHSMVMDPAGNIYLSGWTESINFPVTGNAYDSSYNGDYDIFVAKLDNNLSTPFIAPAAVTGGATNVTAHSATLQGVVNANGLNTVVWFEYSTDKAEYTRNSPKQTISGSGDTTIRIDIGDLAGEILYYYRIVAQNEAGITYGRSSTFPLVQTLTSLMKTWIQPMDQ
- a CDS encoding fibronectin type III domain-containing protein, with protein sequence MDTAYGPIILGVSYHGRICSSSDVDYFKIMISNPGRVSLELDMPRNRQYNMRLYDPSRLLIASTSSHTKGVDTIDYNATTIGIYYLEVASRSGDYDENLTYSLTGTWPTTTAAIPPVATTGAATNVTTNSAMLNGIVNANQSPTKVWFEYGTASGLYNTTSSTQTIDGSIDTAIRIEVSELSPGTAYYYRIGAKNDIGIVYGSEGTFITP
- a CDS encoding YihY/virulence factor BrkB family protein; this translates as MVRNKLWEWSKHSPIWILLKNTYLEWNEDKASRLAAALAYYTIFSLAPLLIMVIAIAGFIFGQEAAQGEIVSQMKGLIGEAGAHAVERMIMSARNTSSGIIATIFALVTLFLGATFVFGQLRDALNTIWEITPKPMSGVIGFMKDRVISFAMILAIGFLLLISLVMSAALSAFSGLLNEIFPKLSFIMHSVNLIVSFGITTLLFAMIYKILPDVKIAWSDVWLGAAITSMLFTVGKFLIGLYLGKSSVSSAYGAASSLVIILIWVYYSAQIFLFGAEFTQVYANTYGSGVKPSKGATSLPERYCAEKGIAETTTTKIK